TTACATTGACCTTCTTTTTAGTTTTTCAGAAAGTCGAGGATCAGCCGGGATGTCATTTCCGGCTGTTCCTCATGAATGTAATGTCCTGAACCGGGTATTATATGCAGCTCGGCATTCTGAAACTCTTTTTCCAGAATATAACCGTTTTCCGGTGGATTGCCCCTGTCAAACTCCCCCCAGAGCAGCAGAACGGGCTGACGGACCTGCCCGACGGAAGACAGCTCATCGGGATCCGTATAATTTTTCAGCATGGACACCATGGCGTTTACGAAATTTTCCGTGCGGCTGGCTACCATATAGGCGTCAACATCGGCCTGCGTAATCTGCTCCGGTTTGTAGTAGGAGCCTTTGAATGAAGCCATTCTGAAATCGCTGTCTCTGAACAGCTTTGCTGAAATTCTCGTTAAGGGAAAGAAGAGGTATTTGAGAAATTCGGGATTTCCATCATCTATGATACCGGGGTCCAGCAAAATCAGTCTGGAAATCCAGTCACTTATCAAGGCGGCATCGAGAACAATATTTGCTCTCATTTCCATTATGTCGAATTAAAAGGAAAATCTCCAGAGCTGTCAGTTTATTCATTGTTCACTGAAATTTATGAAAGACTGACCCATTCACAAACACCACACACTTCATTCTCAGTTCATTCAGATTTCTCCTTTAAATTGTAAGCATCAATGATGGAGGTTGATATATGAAAGCGAACAAAGCGAAGTTGAATTATCTGGTCGATGCCCTGATCGCAATAGGGTTTATAATCTCGTTAGCATCGGGGGCCATACTCCTCTTTAATGCCGACAGCGGTTACATGGGGGGAAGGAATCCCCGGTTTAACCAATCTATTATCCTCTTCGGGAAATACACCTGGAAAGAGATCCACAACTGGTCCAGCCTGATCATGGCAGCCGGAGTTTTCTTCCATTTCGTGCTCCACTGGAACTGGATCGTCTGCATGACGAAGAAGATTTTCAAAAGAGAAGCGAAGCAGCTTCAGTGCGACCTGTAGGGGGAGATCTGAATCAGGCCGGTCCGGGACTTCGGAAAAACAATTACATATATTATTTACTATATAGGCAAACTATAATTATATTAAATCTAATACAAGGAGATAGTTTATGTACAGTATAAGCAGAGAAACAAAGCTCGATTTTTCCGAAGCGCTGGAAAAGGTAAAAGAAGAACTGAAGAAAGAAGGGTTCGGTGTCCTGACCGAAATAGATATAAAAGCGACCCTGAAGAAAAAGCTGGATGTGGACAGAGACAACTATGTCATCCTCGGAGCCTGCAATCCGCCCAATGCCGACAAAGCTCTCAATGCGGAAATCGAAATAGGGCTGATGCTTCCCTGCAATGTCATTGTCTATGAAAAGGCGGGTAAAACATTTGTTTCGGCGATCCGCCCCTCCATAGCCATGTCGATGATCGAGAACCCCGGCCTGAAAGGTATCGCCGGAGATATAGAAGCGAAACTGGAGCGCGTTATCTCCGGCGTCAGTTGAACATCCTCGCAGGGGCGATAGGCATCATCCTTTATTTCTACAGCATTGATCATCTCATACTGGCCGATTCATCGATGCTGAACAAACTGAGTCCCTTTTTCGTTATCCTGTTCGCGCGCATCTTTCTTAAAAACAGAATACGGGCTTTTCAGCTGGGGGCGCTGGCTCTGGCATTGGGCGGTTCGGCTCTGATCATTAAACCGGGTTTTCAATTTTCCTCAACGGTTCCGGCCCTGATCGGAACTCTATCCGCTGTTTTCGCCGGTCTGGCTTACACAATGGTCAGCTACCTCGGCGGCAGGGAAAGCAGTTTCACTATCGTCTTTATTTTTTCACTCTTCTCCACTCTGGCTTGTCTTCCCGTTCTTTTCATTGAAGCAGTTGTGCCGACTTTGGAACAGCTTTTCTACCTTCTGGGGGCCGGAGTCATGGCCGCGGGGGGCCAATTCATGCTGACAGCTTCTTACAAGTATGCACCGGCCGGAGAGATATCCATCTATCAGTATTCACAGATTGTCTTCGCAAGTTTACTGGGCATATTGTTCTTTGCGGAATTACCCGATCTGATGAGTCTGGGAGGATATGTTCTGATCTTCACTGCGGGAATACTCATATTCCTGAAAGGGAAAAGATCTACATAGGTTTTCTGGCTACGGCAATA
The Spirochaeta isovalerica genome window above contains:
- a CDS encoding DUF302 domain-containing protein; translated protein: MYSISRETKLDFSEALEKVKEELKKEGFGVLTEIDIKATLKKKLDVDRDNYVILGACNPPNADKALNAEIEIGLMLPCNVIVYEKAGKTFVSAIRPSIAMSMIENPGLKGIAGDIEAKLERVISGVS
- a CDS encoding alpha/beta fold hydrolase, whose amino-acid sequence is MEMRANIVLDAALISDWISRLILLDPGIIDDGNPEFLKYLFFPLTRISAKLFRDSDFRMASFKGSYYKPEQITQADVDAYMVASRTENFVNAMVSMLKNYTDPDELSSVGQVRQPVLLLWGEFDRGNPPENGYILEKEFQNAELHIIPGSGHYIHEEQPEMTSRLILDFLKN
- a CDS encoding DUF4405 domain-containing protein → MKANKAKLNYLVDALIAIGFIISLASGAILLFNADSGYMGGRNPRFNQSIILFGKYTWKEIHNWSSLIMAAGVFFHFVLHWNWIVCMTKKIFKREAKQLQCDL
- a CDS encoding DMT family transporter, with the protein product MNILAGAIGIILYFYSIDHLILADSSMLNKLSPFFVILFARIFLKNRIRAFQLGALALALGGSALIIKPGFQFSSTVPALIGTLSAVFAGLAYTMVSYLGGRESSFTIVFIFSLFSTLACLPVLFIEAVVPTLEQLFYLLGAGVMAAGGQFMLTASYKYAPAGEISIYQYSQIVFASLLGILFFAELPDLMSLGGYVLIFTAGILIFLKGKRST